One region of Roseiconus lacunae genomic DNA includes:
- the thrS gene encoding threonine--tRNA ligase, producing MSQSSSGPAASDAAPLPSVTVRLPDGVTQTHPGHTTSMDIATGISEGLARAVVAADVNGKVIDADRPLGEIAAELGAGGNDAGKPSDGELDLRLLTNRDQEALDVLRHSAAHVMARAVMRLYDGVSLAFGPTTEGGFYYDFDLDVPVREEDFPKIEAEMKKIIKEKEPFERFVLDRDEARKLCDDLDQDLKVEHIDTGLSEHSTVSFYRQGEFVDLCRGPHIPDAGKIKAIKLMSVAGSHWKGDVKNRPLQRLYGTAFFDKKELKQYLHQLEEAKRRDHRVLGKQHGLFAINPDEVGQGLCLWLPKGARVRVTLEDFLRKELLQRGYDPVYSPHIGRVELYETSGHFPYYRDSQFAPLFGTEVGGLLDAWSNRLEDGSLDKDGEDKLMAAVEALGVELPEYKLSMKVDDKRRVLHDWQLANERYLLKPMNCPHHCHIFKAQARSYRQLPLRLFEFGTVYRHEQTGELNGMLRVRGLTQDDAHIFCTSDQVEEEFRATIELTKFVLQSVGLDDYRVQLSLRDPDSSKYVGSEEQWDAAEGALRGVLEQSGMNFNEEPGEAAFYGPKADFMVRDCIGRSWQLGTVQLDYNLPERFKLEYNGTDNQPHRPVMIHRAPFGSLERFTGMLIEHFAGAFPMWLSPEQVRVLPLSDKSLEYAVAVAKQLDEAGLKVTVDSTGGKVQAKIRNAQLDLVNYMAVVGPKEAETGQIALRDRIDGDLGSMPTAEAIARLTEEVKQRTVRQAVKADA from the coding sequence ATGAGCCAATCGAGTTCTGGCCCAGCCGCTTCCGACGCCGCTCCCCTTCCATCGGTCACCGTTCGGCTGCCCGACGGCGTGACCCAAACCCATCCCGGTCACACCACTTCGATGGACATCGCGACGGGAATCAGCGAAGGGTTGGCGCGCGCGGTTGTCGCGGCGGACGTGAACGGGAAAGTGATCGATGCCGATCGGCCCCTGGGCGAAATCGCAGCCGAATTAGGCGCTGGCGGAAATGACGCTGGCAAGCCTTCCGACGGCGAACTCGATCTGCGTTTGCTGACCAATCGTGACCAAGAAGCCCTCGATGTTTTGCGGCACAGTGCCGCGCACGTGATGGCCCGCGCCGTCATGCGGCTTTACGACGGCGTTTCGTTGGCGTTCGGGCCAACCACCGAAGGCGGCTTCTACTACGACTTCGATCTCGATGTCCCGGTCCGCGAAGAGGACTTCCCGAAGATCGAAGCGGAAATGAAAAAGATCATCAAGGAGAAGGAGCCTTTCGAACGCTTTGTGCTCGACCGCGACGAAGCTCGCAAGCTGTGCGATGATCTCGATCAGGACCTCAAGGTTGAACACATCGACACCGGCTTGTCGGAACACTCCACCGTCAGCTTTTATCGTCAGGGCGAGTTCGTCGACCTGTGTCGCGGCCCCCACATTCCCGATGCCGGCAAGATCAAAGCGATCAAGCTGATGAGCGTCGCCGGTTCGCACTGGAAAGGTGATGTTAAGAATCGACCATTGCAGCGACTGTATGGCACCGCGTTCTTTGACAAAAAAGAACTGAAGCAATACCTCCACCAACTCGAAGAAGCCAAACGCCGTGACCACCGCGTACTGGGCAAGCAACACGGCCTATTCGCGATCAACCCCGACGAAGTCGGCCAAGGCTTGTGTCTGTGGCTTCCGAAGGGTGCCCGTGTTCGCGTTACCCTAGAGGACTTCCTCCGCAAGGAACTGCTGCAGCGCGGTTACGATCCGGTTTACAGCCCGCACATCGGCCGAGTCGAGCTCTACGAAACCAGCGGACACTTCCCGTACTATCGGGACAGTCAATTCGCGCCACTGTTCGGCACCGAAGTTGGCGGACTCCTGGACGCATGGAGCAACCGACTCGAAGACGGCTCGCTCGACAAAGACGGCGAAGACAAATTGATGGCTGCCGTCGAAGCACTTGGCGTTGAACTTCCCGAATACAAGTTATCGATGAAGGTCGATGATAAACGCCGCGTCCTTCACGATTGGCAGCTCGCCAACGAGCGTTACCTGCTCAAACCGATGAATTGCCCCCATCACTGTCACATCTTCAAAGCCCAAGCGCGGTCGTATCGCCAATTGCCGCTGCGATTGTTCGAATTCGGAACCGTCTATCGGCACGAACAAACCGGCGAACTGAACGGGATGCTCCGTGTTCGTGGCTTAACCCAAGACGACGCGCATATCTTCTGCACGTCCGATCAAGTCGAGGAAGAATTTCGAGCGACGATCGAGCTGACCAAGTTTGTGCTTCAGTCGGTGGGCCTGGATGACTATCGTGTCCAACTTTCGCTGCGTGACCCCGACAGCAGCAAGTACGTTGGTAGCGAAGAGCAATGGGATGCCGCCGAAGGAGCCCTGCGTGGTGTGCTCGAACAGAGTGGCATGAATTTCAACGAGGAACCCGGCGAAGCTGCGTTCTACGGACCGAAGGCAGACTTCATGGTGCGAGACTGTATCGGTCGTTCCTGGCAGCTCGGCACGGTGCAGCTAGATTACAATCTGCCCGAACGATTTAAGTTGGAATATAACGGAACCGACAACCAACCCCATCGTCCGGTGATGATTCACCGCGCCCCATTCGGATCGCTGGAACGATTCACCGGAATGCTGATCGAGCACTTCGCCGGCGCGTTCCCCATGTGGCTCTCGCCCGAACAAGTTCGTGTTCTGCCGCTAAGCGACAAGTCACTCGAATATGCAGTCGCGGTGGCCAAACAGTTGGACGAGGCAGGACTCAAAGTCACCGTCGATTCCACCGGCGGAAAGGTACAAGCGAAGATCCGTAATGCCCAACTGGACTTGGTCAACTACATGGCCGTTGTCGGTCCAAAGGAGGCGGAGACGGGACAGATCGCCCTGCGAGACCGAATCGACGGCGACCTGGGATCGATGCCAACCGCCGAAGCGATCGCGAGGTTGACCGAAGAGGTGAAGCAACGAACGGTTCGCCAAGCGGTCAAAGCCGACGCCTGA
- a CDS encoding serine/threonine protein kinase produces the protein MSGTATQHDFLDPPKDGSGDLGTLAHYRVIRELGKGGMGYVFLAEDNKLKRQVALKVMNQKIAATPGSRKRFISEARTMAAVHHDNVATIFEVGEYKGTPFMAMELLEGSTLEDYRETHGEPDFHRIIDFARDMARGLAAAHQRGIVHRDIKPANIWLDTKTNRIKILDFGLALAQTPVDQLSGRGAVVGTPGYLSPEQARSEPLDDRSDLYSTGVVLYELATGKLPLKSKSVAEQLIAILAHHPVPVRERNDKIPQPLAELIEKLMAKEPRDRYDDARQLEASLDDVEKECESKSEMAQAISQLQAGLEQAVSKKQSDVPAANESTPNPFEALPDSLPPASIAAASLPVGASASGTGANPVFAAATPPAPSAAVASAASQASKAGRAKSGAGLSTSQIVMIAVAAVAVLLLITIPLVVYFTASSAIARQQDATVVTETADGNAAANSQPRSTNASAKHKAAPTEKPKAQSKDQPGNRAGSKAGNAKLGGGPSAGAKPKTNAKTFASISVTKVSPSDVQSLGGKGVRYLINDNNGNGSFEQGNASAAGEIPGWKIERIGSSGGWLKNGKAREIDGNVYAFAGKRSEVILTSQPADYRANTGDRFRVGLHVGGEGKGVSDFLVVLGFVDDQGKETHFELDRLSSGNAWSAPQPKRLRYEYEIDNSVAGQRPFVQVGISNLNRVRDLGVADRVILTVLPVSKPAEPARAKPSAEPTAKPMQTPESKSDTASDADLRIVTITTKDELGADTTVRRGGSVNDPLGEKLNLVIQTRNDRQIQHIYLRFPLASIGGGQAGQQRSGRPRNRQQENNRLPVKKAAVRLSLIEPVEDEATVQLFGLNDPVSDIWPEGKIVWSNSISAAGLDELPKLGSATVTPATREIVISDPALAEFLAANQNKTATLILTGSRGNEQVSLASKEDSSRDPPRLVLGLDR, from the coding sequence ATGTCAGGCACCGCCACCCAGCACGATTTTCTGGATCCCCCCAAAGACGGCTCGGGCGATCTCGGAACACTCGCCCACTACCGGGTCATTCGTGAACTCGGAAAAGGTGGCATGGGATACGTGTTCCTCGCCGAAGACAACAAGTTGAAACGCCAGGTCGCACTGAAAGTCATGAACCAGAAGATTGCCGCCACGCCGGGCAGTCGCAAGCGGTTCATCAGCGAGGCGCGGACGATGGCGGCCGTCCATCACGATAATGTTGCGACCATTTTTGAAGTCGGTGAATACAAAGGCACGCCCTTCATGGCAATGGAATTGCTCGAAGGGTCGACGTTGGAAGATTACCGTGAAACGCATGGAGAACCAGACTTTCATCGCATCATCGACTTTGCACGCGACATGGCGCGCGGCCTAGCTGCCGCTCACCAGCGCGGCATTGTTCACCGTGACATCAAGCCCGCGAATATTTGGCTCGACACGAAAACGAATCGGATCAAGATTCTGGATTTCGGACTCGCGCTCGCTCAAACGCCGGTCGACCAACTTTCCGGTCGCGGGGCCGTCGTCGGGACCCCGGGGTATCTGTCTCCCGAACAGGCACGTAGCGAGCCGCTTGATGACCGTAGCGATTTGTACTCGACCGGCGTCGTGCTGTATGAACTTGCCACCGGAAAGTTGCCACTGAAGAGCAAGTCAGTTGCTGAGCAATTGATCGCGATCCTGGCGCATCATCCCGTACCGGTACGCGAACGAAATGACAAAATCCCACAGCCATTGGCGGAATTGATTGAAAAGCTGATGGCAAAGGAGCCGCGTGATCGTTACGACGATGCACGTCAATTGGAGGCGTCGTTGGACGATGTCGAAAAGGAATGCGAATCGAAGTCTGAGATGGCCCAGGCGATTAGCCAGTTGCAAGCGGGGCTTGAGCAAGCGGTCAGTAAAAAACAATCCGACGTGCCGGCGGCGAACGAGTCGACACCGAATCCATTCGAAGCATTGCCCGATTCGTTGCCGCCGGCTTCCATTGCCGCGGCTTCGCTACCGGTCGGGGCGTCCGCTTCCGGTACCGGTGCGAATCCAGTTTTCGCCGCTGCCACTCCGCCTGCCCCGAGTGCGGCTGTTGCTAGCGCCGCGTCTCAGGCATCCAAAGCCGGCCGGGCAAAATCAGGGGCTGGGTTATCGACGTCGCAGATCGTGATGATCGCCGTCGCTGCCGTGGCGGTGCTGCTGCTGATCACGATCCCCTTGGTCGTCTATTTCACTGCGTCAAGCGCCATCGCACGTCAGCAAGACGCGACTGTCGTAACCGAAACGGCGGACGGCAACGCGGCGGCAAACTCGCAACCACGCAGCACCAACGCATCTGCGAAACACAAAGCTGCACCCACGGAAAAACCGAAGGCCCAGAGCAAGGATCAACCGGGCAATCGCGCCGGATCGAAGGCCGGCAACGCCAAGCTAGGTGGTGGCCCATCGGCCGGCGCAAAACCTAAAACGAACGCCAAGACCTTTGCGTCAATCAGCGTCACCAAGGTGAGTCCCAGTGACGTGCAGAGTCTCGGTGGGAAAGGGGTTCGTTACTTGATCAACGACAATAATGGCAACGGTTCGTTCGAGCAGGGCAACGCATCCGCTGCGGGCGAAATCCCTGGCTGGAAGATCGAACGCATAGGCTCCTCGGGAGGTTGGCTCAAGAACGGGAAGGCCCGTGAAATTGACGGTAACGTTTACGCATTCGCCGGAAAACGCAGCGAAGTGATATTAACCAGCCAACCGGCCGACTATCGCGCCAACACAGGCGACCGATTTCGTGTGGGATTACACGTCGGCGGCGAAGGCAAAGGCGTATCGGACTTTCTCGTTGTATTGGGATTTGTCGACGACCAGGGCAAAGAGACTCACTTCGAACTCGATCGGCTCAGTTCCGGCAACGCCTGGTCGGCACCGCAACCCAAACGATTGCGTTACGAATACGAGATCGACAATTCGGTGGCAGGGCAACGGCCGTTCGTTCAAGTAGGGATTTCGAACTTGAATCGTGTTCGAGATCTAGGCGTCGCCGACCGTGTGATCCTGACCGTGCTTCCGGTGAGTAAACCAGCCGAACCGGCGAGGGCAAAGCCTTCGGCTGAACCGACAGCCAAACCAATGCAGACTCCCGAATCGAAGTCCGACACCGCTTCGGACGCCGACCTTCGGATCGTTACGATCACCACCAAAGACGAACTCGGTGCCGATACGACAGTTCGTCGTGGTGGAAGCGTGAATGATCCGCTGGGCGAGAAATTAAACCTTGTCATTCAAACGCGGAACGATCGGCAAATTCAACACATCTATCTACGGTTCCCATTGGCTTCGATCGGCGGCGGACAGGCCGGTCAACAACGTTCAGGCCGTCCGCGAAACCGGCAACAGGAAAACAATCGCTTGCCGGTGAAGAAGGCCGCCGTCCGACTGAGTCTGATCGAGCCGGTCGAGGATGAAGCGACGGTTCAGCTGTTCGGCTTGAATGACCCGGTCAGCGATATCTGGCCGGAGGGAAAAATTGTCTGGTCAAATTCGATTTCGGCCGCCGGGCTGGACGAACTGCCCAAACTCGGGTCGGCGACCGTGACTCCGGCGACCCGCGAGATTGTCATTTCCGATCCTGCGTTGGCGGAATTCCTTGCAGCCAACCAAAACAAAACGGCCACACTGATTCTCACCGGTAGCCGGGGGAATGAACAGGTCAGCCTCGCCTCTAAAGAGGACAGTTCCCGCGATCCACCGCGATTGGTGCTTGGGCTCGATCGGTAG